The genomic stretch CGGTCAATCCGCGGCTGCGACGGAGATAGACATGACCACGATCCTTCGCGTCGAAGACCTCAGCGTCTGCATGACCAGCCGGACCGGCGAATTGGTGCCGGTGCTGGAGAATCTGTCGTTCACCGTCGACAAGGGCCGCACCATGGCGCTGGTCGGCGAGTCCGGCTGCGGCAAGAGCATGACGGCGCTGGCCATCATGCGGCTTCTGCCGGAAGGCTTCGTGATCACCGGCGGCCGGGTGCTGCTGGATGACGAGGACGTGCTCACTGCGCGGCCGCGGCGGCTGCGCGCCTTGCGCGGCAATGCGATGTCGATGGTGTTTCAGGAGCCGATGACCGCGCTCAATCCGCTCTATACGGTCGGCGACCAGATCGCCGAGGTGTTGCGCTATCACCGCCGGCTCAGCCGCTCCGACGCCGCCGAACAGGCGGTCGGCTTTCTCAAGGCGGTGCAGATTCCGGCGGCCGAGGAGCGCGCCCGGGCCTATCCGCATCAATTGTCCGGCGGCATGCGGCAGCGGGTGATGATCGCGATGGCGCTGGCCTGCAAGCCGAAGCTGCTGATCGCCGACGAGCCCACCACCGCGCTCGACGTCACCGTGCAGGCGCAGATCTTTGATCTCTTGGCGCAGCTGCAGGACGAGACCGAGACCGCGATCGTGCTGATCACCCACGATCTCGGCGCCGTCGCCGAAATCGCCGATGAGGTGTCCGTGCTCTATGCCGGCCGTTGCATCGAGACCGGACCGGCGCAGCAGATCGTCGATCGGCCGCGCCATCCCTACACCAGCGGCTTGCTGGCCTGCGTGCCACATCTGAGCGTCGGCAAGGCGAGACCCGCGCAATGGTCCGACCTCGGCGAAATTCCCGGCATGGTGCCGTCACTCGGCGCCCGTGGCCCGGATTGCGCATTCCTGCCGCGTTGCGCCAATGCCACCGAGATCTGCCGGTCACGACCGCAACCGCCGCTGGAGGGCGTCGCGGCGGACCATGCGGTGTCGTGCTGGCGCGCAGCGGAGATCGCAGCATGAGCGCCCAAAACAATTCCCAGGATAATTCCCGAGGCAATTCCCAGCACAATACCAGCGACAAGCAGAGCCACATGTGGCCGGTCGAGGCCAGCCCCTATCTGCTCGACGTCAACGACCTCGTGGTGCATTTCCGCACCGGCCGGCAGCGGCCCTGGTCGAAGCCGTCTTTCGTCCATGCCGTCGACGGCGTCAGCTTCCGGGTCCGGCGCGGCACCACCTTCGGCATTGTCGGCGAGAGCGGCTCGGGCAAGTCGACCACCGCCCAGGCGATCATGCGGCTGGTGCCGGCGACCTCGGGTCAGATCGTATTCCGCGGCGAGGATATCGCGCCGCTGGCCGGCGAGCCGCTGCGCCGGGTTCGCCGCCATCTCCAGATCGTGTTTCAGGATCCGTTCTCGGCGCTCGATCCGCGCCGGCGCGCCGGCGACCAGGTGCGCGAACCGCTGGATCTGTTGCAGATCGGCACCCCCAGCGAACGCGACGCCCGCGTGCTGCAGCTGCTGGCCGAAGTCGGATTGCCGCCCGAGGCCGCCGACCTGTTTCCGCACCAGTTCTCCGGCGGACAGCGGCAGCGGCTGTGCATCGCGCGGGCGCTGGCGCCGGAGCCCGAACTGATCGTGTGCGACGAGGCGGTCTCCGCGCTCGACGTCGCGATCCAGGCCCAGATCCTCAATCTGCTGAAGAAGCTGCAGCGCGAACGCGGGTTGACCTATATCTTCATCTCGCACGATCTCGGCGTGATCCAGCATTTCTGCGACGAGATCGCCGTGATGTATCTCGGCAAGATCGCCGAACAAGCGCCGGCCTCGGTGCTGTTCACCGAGCCGCGGCATCCCTATACGTGGTCGCTGGTGGCGGCTGCCGTGCCGCCTGGGCCGCTGCGCGACGAGTTGAAGGCGCGCTATCTGGTCAAGGGCGATCCGCCGTCGCCGGTCGACCCACCGCCCGGCTGCCGCTTCGCCCAGCGCTGCCCGTTCGCGCTCGATCATTGCCGCGAGGTGTCGCCTTTTCTCGACGCCATCGGCCCCGAGCACTTCGTCGCCTGCCATCGCAAGGACGAGATCCCACGCCCGGACTTCACCCTCAATCAGGCCACGGCCTGACTGAGGCCCAGATCGGTCGAGCAGCCTAGGCTTAGGCGGTTTTAGATTAAGACCGAGCCCGTCATTGCGAGCCGAGGACGGCGCATCGCGCCGTCCGACAGCGAAGCAATCCAGGCGCGCCGAGCGAAGACTGGATTGCTTCGTCGCAAGGGCTCCTCGCAATGACGGCGTTGCGGGCGGCGATCAGTTGCTGGCGTAGCGACTCACGACCAGATCGCGGACGTCGAGCTCGGGCGCGCGGCCGCCGAGCTGATCGGCAATGACGTGCGCGGTGCCGCACGCCATGGTCCAGCCGAGCGTGCCATGGCCGGTGTTGAGGTGGAGATTGGGCAGATGGGTCGGCCCGACGATCGGCGGACCATCGGGGGTCATCGGCCGCAGCCCGCTCCAGAATGTCGAACCTGCCAGGTCGCCGGCCTTGGGAAACAGATCGGTCAGCGATTTGTCGAGCGGCCCGCGTCGTGCCGGCGGCAGCAACGGCCGATAATCGCCGACCTCCGCAGTGCCGCCGACGCGGATCCGGTCGCCCAGCCGGGTGATCGCGACCTTGTAGCTTTCGTCCATGATCGTCGACTGGGGCGCTGCGGCCGCGTCGACGATCGGCACGGTGATGGAATAGCCCTTCACCGGATAGATCGGCGCGTCGATGCCGAGCGGCCGCAGCAATAGCGGCGAGAAACTACCCATCGCCATCACATAGCGATCCGCGGTGAAGACGCCCTTGTCGGTGGTGACCTGCGCGACGCGCCCGGCCTCGACATTCAGCGCCTTGATCGTCGTGTCATAGACGAAGCGCACGCCCAGCCCCGCCGCGATCTTTTCCAGCCCCTGGGTGAATAGATGGCAGTCGCCGGTTTCGTCGTCGGGCAGGCGCAGGCCGCCGACGAAGATGTTCTGGACCGCCGCAAGGCCCGGCTCGACGCGCACGCAACCGGCGCGATCGAGCACCTCGTAGGGCACGTTGTATTGTTTCAAAATCTCGATATCGCCGCCGGTGCCATCGAGTTGCGACTGCTTGCGGAACAGTTGCAGCGTGCCCTGGCTGCGTTCGTCATAGGCCAGGCCGGTCTCGGCGCGCATCGCGCGCAGGCAATCGCGGCTGTATTCGGCGATACCGACCATCCGCGACTTGTTGAGGGCGTAGCGATGGGAGGTGCAGTTCCGCAGCATCTGCAACATCCAGCGCCACATCGCCGGATCGGCCTGCAGCCGCACCACCAGTGGGCCGTGGCGATCGAGCATCCAGCCGATGGCCTTTTTCGGCACGGTCGGCCCGGCCCAGGGCGAGGCATAGCCTGGCGACACTTCGCCGGCATTGCCGAAGCTGGTTTCCAGCCCCGGACCCGGCTGGCGGTCCAGCACCGTGACCTCGAGACCGGCCTTGGCCAGATAATAAGCGGTGGTGACTCCGACCACGCCGGCGCCGAGAACCAGAACCTTCATCTTTCGCCTCTCCAGGGTGACCGGGCGGCCACGCGACAATTATCGCATCCCCCATGTGGCGCTTTACGTCGATTATCGACATTGCTAGGTTCGTTTTGCTGACAATCTGGCGAATTCCCGCTGAAAATTAGTGAAAAACAACGATCGCGCGCGATGAGTGTGGAACTCGATTCCTTCGACCGCAAAATCCTGCGCGAACTGGTGCAGGACGCCCGGATCAGCCAGATGCTGCTGGCCGAGCGCGTGAACCTGTCGCCGACGGCCTGCACCAGGCGGCTGCATCAGCTGGAGAAGAAGGGCGTGATCCAGGGCTATGCGGCGGAGATCGACGCTACCAAGCTCGGGCTGATGATGACGGTGCACGTCCAGATCACGCTGGACCGGCAGAACGAGGATGCGCTGACCGCCTTCGAGCGCGAGATCGCCAAATGCCCGGATGTCGTCTCGTGCTATCTGATGTCCGGCAACGAGGACTATCTGGTCCACGTGCAAGCGCGCGACATGGAAGATTACGAGCGCATCCACAAACAGCATCTGTCACGGCTGCCCGGGGTGGCGCGGCTACATTCCGGCTTCGCGATGCGCAGCATCGTCCGGCGCAGCATCTCACCGGCGGCGCTGAGCGGCTGACGCACGGTCGACGCCCCGGTGGCGGTGGTGACGCAAAACTCAACAAAGAGCCTCGCTGTCCCGTCTGTGATCCCGCGAACAGATATGCGCCCATCATGACGATGCTGGAGACGAAAGATGAAGCTCGACGACCCCGACCGTTCGCGATCCGTCGCCAGGCCCAAGGGCGCGGCCGCCAACCCGACATGCACCCCGACGACCCACCTGCCGAAAGCCGAGGACTTCCTGCTGTGGCCGCCCAACATCCAGGCCTATGGCTATCGGATCGTCGACCGACTGTTCAACTCGCGCGTCATTCACAAGGCGCCGGTGGCAAGACCTCACAATTACGGCGAGCGCCTTGGGCTGAGCTATCGCTGTGCCAACGGCACGTTTTCGATCGACGAACTGATGGACCGCAATTCGTTGAGCGGCCTTCTGGTCCTGAAGGACGGCGCGGTCGTGGTCGAGCAATATGGCCTCGGACTGCTGGCCTCCGACCGCTGGAGCACGATGTCAACGGTCAAGTCGATCACCGCGACGCTGGTCGGCGTGGCGCTGCAGGACGGCGCGATCGGCTCGCTCGCCGATCCGGTGACGACATACGTACCCTCGCTCGCCGGCTCGCTCTATGACGAGGTCACGATCAAGCATTTGCTCACGATGTCGTCCGGCATGGACTGGACCGAAGATTACGCCGACAAGCAGTCGGACGTGAACCGCTACAGCAAATCGCTCGCCGACGGCGTGCCCGGCGGCGTCTTCGAGATCCTCAAGGCGTTGCCGCGGGCGCATCCCGCGGGGACGCATTGGCACTACAACACCGGCGACACGTTCCTGCTGGGTGCCGCGCTGCGCAATGCCGTCGACATGCCGCTGGCCGCGTATTTGTCACGCAAGGTCTGGCAGCCCTGCGGCATGGAATTCGATGCGTTCTACACCCTGGAATCGCCGGACGGCCTGGAGATCGGCGGCAGCCGCGCCGGCATCGCGTTGCGCGACTTCGGCCGTTTCGCCAAATTCGTGCTGGACGACGGCGTGGTCGACGGCCAACGCGTGCTGCCGCAGGGCTGGAACAACGCCGCGAACCGCCAAGAGCATCGTTTTTCCGCCGCGGACGTCGCCATGATGCCGCAAATTGGTTCGGCAAAGTTGGCCGGCTACGGCTACAGCTGGTGGATCGCGGAGGACGGCGCACTGATCGCGATGGGCTTTGCCGGCCAGCGCATTTACATCAATCGCGCGCAATCCTTGGCCATCATCACCTTGGGCGCATTCCCGCAGGCCCGCTATCAGGGGCCGGGCGAGCACGATCGCGTGGCGGAGGTGGTCGCGTTCACCGAAGCGGTCAAGCAAGCGCTGACGAATTGACGGCGCCGCGCGCAAGCCGCGCGATCGCCCGGGCCATGCGCCGACATCCGCCGTCGCCGGCGGAATTCACCGGCCGGGCTGGCCGTTGCGCAGCAGGGTCCTGACGGTTCGGGCGAAGATCAGCGTGCCGCGCTCCACCAACTCCTGCGGGATCGACGCGAAGTTGAGACGCAGCCAGGTCTCCTTCGGCGGATTGGCGAAATAGGGCTCCACCGGATCGATCAGGACGCCGGCGTCAAAACAGGCCGCCCTCAGCCTGTCGGAATTGGGCAGTTGAGGAATCCGCATCCAGATCGCGGAGCCGCCGGTCGGCGCGTCCATCTGCACCATCGGCAATTCCTTGCGCAGGATCGCCATGATGATCTTGGCCTTCAGCTCCAGCGCCTGCCGCATCGCGCCGATCAGGCGATCATAATGGCCCTGGCGAATGAATTGCGCCGCGCTGGCCAGATTATTGCCCGGCAGCTGTCGGATCATCAGCCGGCGCAGTGATTTGAGCTCGGTCATCAGTCTCTCGGGACCGACGATGTAGCCGAGGCGCAGGCCGGGGCAGACCAGTTTGGACAGGCTGCTGAGATAGACGACGCGGCCGGAGCGATCCATCGCCTTCAGCGCCGCCGCCGCGGCGCCCTCATATTTCAGCTCGGGCTCATAATCATCTTCGATGATGATCTGGTCGTGACGGGTCGCATGGGTCAGCAACCCCAATCGCCGCTCGGTGCTCATGGTGACGCCGGTGGGCGACTGATGACTGGGCGTGCAATACAGATAGTTGCACTCGGCCAGTCGCTTGTCGATGGTCATGCCGAAGGCGTCGA from Rhodopseudomonas sp. BAL398 encodes the following:
- a CDS encoding ABC transporter ATP-binding protein, whose amino-acid sequence is MTTILRVEDLSVCMTSRTGELVPVLENLSFTVDKGRTMALVGESGCGKSMTALAIMRLLPEGFVITGGRVLLDDEDVLTARPRRLRALRGNAMSMVFQEPMTALNPLYTVGDQIAEVLRYHRRLSRSDAAEQAVGFLKAVQIPAAEERARAYPHQLSGGMRQRVMIAMALACKPKLLIADEPTTALDVTVQAQIFDLLAQLQDETETAIVLITHDLGAVAEIADEVSVLYAGRCIETGPAQQIVDRPRHPYTSGLLACVPHLSVGKARPAQWSDLGEIPGMVPSLGARGPDCAFLPRCANATEICRSRPQPPLEGVAADHAVSCWRAAEIAA
- a CDS encoding ABC transporter ATP-binding protein, with amino-acid sequence MWPVEASPYLLDVNDLVVHFRTGRQRPWSKPSFVHAVDGVSFRVRRGTTFGIVGESGSGKSTTAQAIMRLVPATSGQIVFRGEDIAPLAGEPLRRVRRHLQIVFQDPFSALDPRRRAGDQVREPLDLLQIGTPSERDARVLQLLAEVGLPPEAADLFPHQFSGGQRQRLCIARALAPEPELIVCDEAVSALDVAIQAQILNLLKKLQRERGLTYIFISHDLGVIQHFCDEIAVMYLGKIAEQAPASVLFTEPRHPYTWSLVAAAVPPGPLRDELKARYLVKGDPPSPVDPPPGCRFAQRCPFALDHCREVSPFLDAIGPEHFVACHRKDEIPRPDFTLNQATA
- a CDS encoding D-amino acid dehydrogenase — translated: MKVLVLGAGVVGVTTAYYLAKAGLEVTVLDRQPGPGLETSFGNAGEVSPGYASPWAGPTVPKKAIGWMLDRHGPLVVRLQADPAMWRWMLQMLRNCTSHRYALNKSRMVGIAEYSRDCLRAMRAETGLAYDERSQGTLQLFRKQSQLDGTGGDIEILKQYNVPYEVLDRAGCVRVEPGLAAVQNIFVGGLRLPDDETGDCHLFTQGLEKIAAGLGVRFVYDTTIKALNVEAGRVAQVTTDKGVFTADRYVMAMGSFSPLLLRPLGIDAPIYPVKGYSITVPIVDAAAAPQSTIMDESYKVAITRLGDRIRVGGTAEVGDYRPLLPPARRGPLDKSLTDLFPKAGDLAGSTFWSGLRPMTPDGPPIVGPTHLPNLHLNTGHGTLGWTMACGTAHVIADQLGGRAPELDVRDLVVSRYASN
- a CDS encoding Lrp/AsnC family transcriptional regulator; amino-acid sequence: MSVELDSFDRKILRELVQDARISQMLLAERVNLSPTACTRRLHQLEKKGVIQGYAAEIDATKLGLMMTVHVQITLDRQNEDALTAFEREIAKCPDVVSCYLMSGNEDYLVHVQARDMEDYERIHKQHLSRLPGVARLHSGFAMRSIVRRSISPAALSG
- a CDS encoding serine hydrolase domain-containing protein, with product MKLDDPDRSRSVARPKGAAANPTCTPTTHLPKAEDFLLWPPNIQAYGYRIVDRLFNSRVIHKAPVARPHNYGERLGLSYRCANGTFSIDELMDRNSLSGLLVLKDGAVVVEQYGLGLLASDRWSTMSTVKSITATLVGVALQDGAIGSLADPVTTYVPSLAGSLYDEVTIKHLLTMSSGMDWTEDYADKQSDVNRYSKSLADGVPGGVFEILKALPRAHPAGTHWHYNTGDTFLLGAALRNAVDMPLAAYLSRKVWQPCGMEFDAFYTLESPDGLEIGGSRAGIALRDFGRFAKFVLDDGVVDGQRVLPQGWNNAANRQEHRFSAADVAMMPQIGSAKLAGYGYSWWIAEDGALIAMGFAGQRIYINRAQSLAIITLGAFPQARYQGPGEHDRVAEVVAFTEAVKQALTN
- a CDS encoding PLP-dependent aminotransferase family protein, which gives rise to MSSAERDRLMWKELLARAAKDGVQLQAQLRNALVDAIVDGNLPAGRRVPSSRNLAELAGVSRTTASIVLEKLTADRFLESRPRDGYYVSSALREQKLAIAQSPDSLDQPDWAARMAHADTRYPWQERPAGWQSCPYRFVYGEVNPQIFPFADWRDASRSALGKSAIQLWGQDSGGDESEELVKQIINKILPRRGIAAKPEQVMLTLGTQHGLYLIAQTLLRSGVKLALEEPGYMDARYIFMRSGAELLSVPLDAFGMTIDKRLAECNYLYCTPSHQSPTGVTMSTERRLGLLTHATRHDQIIIEDDYEPELKYEGAAAAALKAMDRSGRVVYLSSLSKLVCPGLRLGYIVGPERLMTELKSLRRLMIRQLPGNNLASAAQFIRQGHYDRLIGAMRQALELKAKIIMAILRKELPMVQMDAPTGGSAIWMRIPQLPNSDRLRAACFDAGVLIDPVEPYFANPPKETWLRLNFASIPQELVERGTLIFARTVRTLLRNGQPGR